One window of Trifolium pratense cultivar HEN17-A07 linkage group LG5, ARS_RC_1.1, whole genome shotgun sequence genomic DNA carries:
- the LOC123884297 gene encoding serine/threonine-protein kinase ATG1a isoform X2, which produces MMDLVGPTMTRLVGDYILGPKIGSGSFAVVWRSRHRNSGLVVAIKEIDKTQLSPKVRDNLIKEISILSTIHHPNIIQLFEVIQTNDRIYLVLEYCGGGDLSAYINRYGRVSESVARHFMRQLAAGLQVLQEKNLIHRDLKPQNLLLAATSATPLMKIGDFGFARSLTPLQLADTLCGSPYYMAPEIIQSQKYDAKADLWSVGAILYQLVVGKPPFDGNSQLQLFQNILASTELHFPPTILKEIHPDCVDLCRSLLRRNPDERLTFKAFFNHNFLQEHRSGMDIEQFHSYQSETSMINQAHFEYHAETFVDDPVVVSSAVNETMLLQKKGGEITADGDTKNAAGLTPTIALDKPGKSIHTDTHLSNQAQVSHLMESIEKGYVLINSHFASLEDFSVYFEASMQENPASGISISPSKRTSLEIRKQTEDLPSSSTAGLDNFKSNELEEFVASFEFATLKKEREFSLLHPSNRLELLHRYVQVLGELSQEKYNTGLYLESLAVELVVLAIWKKTLDICSTWLDPISEGELPRSSSVNESIIACGDTSLSQTMERINFSDRLSASLWAKRGFIIAVDRAEKLSSHIQNMDGTVEMPDAVEIIFQEALLIGTNGAVDEYMNNKDKSAASYSKAMLLLSFIVGEAENLPLNPPFSLLADGQKRIMQYIRNLQFRKKSLSESASKE; this is translated from the exons ATGATGGATTTGGTAGGACCCACCATGACCAGATTGGTCGGGGATTACATATTGGGTCCTAAAATTGGGTCAGGTTCATTTGCAGTTGTGTGGCGTTCTCGTCATAGAAATTCAGGTTTGGTTGTAGCAATTAAGGAAATTGATAAGACCCAATTGAGTCCTAAAGTTAGAGATAATCTTATCAAAGAAATTTCAATTCTTAGTACTATTCATCATCCTAATATCATTCAACTCTTTGAAGTAATCCAG aCAAATGATAGGATTTACCTTGTTTTGGAGTATTGTGGTGGAGGGGACCTTTCTGCTTACATTAATCGGTATGGAAGAGTTTCTGAATCCGTTGCTCGACATTTCATGAGGCAATTGG CCGCTGGGTTGCAAGTACTTCAAGAAAAGAACCTCATACATCGTGATTTAAAACCACAG AACTTACTGTTGGCAGCTACATCAGCGACGCCACTTATGAAAATAGGGGATTTTGGTTTTGCAAG GTCTCTCACACCTCTGCAGTTGGCTGATACACTATGTGGTTCACCTTATTACATGGCTCCTGAGATAATTCAGAGTCAGAAGTATGATGCCAAG GCTGATTTATGGAGTGTTGGGGCAATATTGTATCAGCTAGTTGTTGGGAAACCACCATTTGATGGAAATAGTCAATTGCAG ctttttcaaaatattttggcATCTACGGAACTGCATTTTCCACCAACGATTTTAAAAGAGATACATCCTGATTGTGTGGATCTTTGCAGAAGCCTTTTACGTCGAAATCCAG ATGAGAGATTAACATTCAAGGCATTCTTCAATCACAACTTCCTACAGGAGCACAG GTCGGGCATGGATATTGAGCAGTTTCATTCATATCAATCAGAAACCTCAATGATTAATCAAGCACATTTTGAGTATCATGCCGAGACTTTTGTAGATGATCCGGTGGTAGTCAGTTCAGCAGTCAATGAGACCATGCTTTTGCAAAAAAAAGGTGGCGAGATCACAGCTGATGGTGACACTAAGAATGCTGCAGGTTTGACTCCAACTATTGCACTCGATAAGCCGGGAAAGTCCATTCATACTGACACTCATTTGTCAAACCAAGCTCAAG TTTCTCATTTAATGGAGTCCATTGAGAAAGGTTATGTCCTCATCAATTCTCATTTTGCATCATTGGAGGATTTCTCTGTCTACTTTGAGGCATCCATGCAAGAAAATCCCGCAAGCGGCATTTCTATCTCCCCTTCAAAGCGAACTAGCCTGGAAATTAGAAAGCAAACTGAGGATCTGCCGTCTTCCTCCACTGCCGGGTTAGACAATTTTAAAAGCAATGAACTTGAGGAATTTGTAGCATCCTTTGAATTTGCTACCTTAAAGAAAGAGAGGGAATTTTCTCTACTGCACCCTTCAAACAGGTTAGAGTTGTTACATCGGTATGTTCAAGTCCTTGGAGAACTTTCGCAAGAAAAG TATAACACAGGATTGTATCTAGAATCGCTTGCGGTTGAGTTGGTGGTTTTAGCTATATGGAAGAAAACTCTAGACATTTGTAGCACTTGGTTAGACCCCATTTCTGAGGGTGAGTTGCCTCGAAGCAGTTCAGTTAACGAGTCCATAATTGCCTGTGGAGACACGAGCTTATCACAGACTATGGAACGAATAAATTTTAGTGACCGTCTTTCCGCTTCCTTGTGGGCCAAACGTGGATTTATTATTGCAGTTGATCGTGCTGAGAAACTATCATCTCATATTCAAAACATGGATG GTACAGTTGAGATGCCAGATGCAGTGGAGATTATATTCCAAGAAGCACTCTTAATTGGGACAAATGGTGCA GTAGATGAGTATATGAATAACAAAGATAAGTCGGCTGCATCTTACTCAAAAGCAATGCTTCTACTTTCATTTATTGTGGGAGAAGCAGAGAACCTTCCACTGAACCCTCCATTTTCACTTCTAGCCGATGGTCAGAAGCGAATCATGCAATATATTCGCAACTTGCAGTTTCGCAAAAAGTCTTTGTCAGAGTCCGCTTCAAAGGAATGA
- the LOC123884297 gene encoding serine/threonine-protein kinase ATG1a isoform X1 codes for MMDLVGPTMTRLVGDYILGPKIGSGSFAVVWRSRHRNSGLVVAIKEIDKTQLSPKVRDNLIKEISILSTIHHPNIIQLFEVIQTNDRIYLVLEYCGGGDLSAYINRYGRVSESVARHFMRQLAAGLQVLQEKNLIHRDLKPQNLLLAATSATPLMKIGDFGFARSLTPLQLADTLCGSPYYMAPEIIQSQKYDAKVTNDRNGIKISVIPIFFCIIIKVILLVQADLWSVGAILYQLVVGKPPFDGNSQLQLFQNILASTELHFPPTILKEIHPDCVDLCRSLLRRNPDERLTFKAFFNHNFLQEHRSGMDIEQFHSYQSETSMINQAHFEYHAETFVDDPVVVSSAVNETMLLQKKGGEITADGDTKNAAGLTPTIALDKPGKSIHTDTHLSNQAQVSHLMESIEKGYVLINSHFASLEDFSVYFEASMQENPASGISISPSKRTSLEIRKQTEDLPSSSTAGLDNFKSNELEEFVASFEFATLKKEREFSLLHPSNRLELLHRYVQVLGELSQEKYNTGLYLESLAVELVVLAIWKKTLDICSTWLDPISEGELPRSSSVNESIIACGDTSLSQTMERINFSDRLSASLWAKRGFIIAVDRAEKLSSHIQNMDGTVEMPDAVEIIFQEALLIGTNGAVDEYMNNKDKSAASYSKAMLLLSFIVGEAENLPLNPPFSLLADGQKRIMQYIRNLQFRKKSLSESASKE; via the exons ATGATGGATTTGGTAGGACCCACCATGACCAGATTGGTCGGGGATTACATATTGGGTCCTAAAATTGGGTCAGGTTCATTTGCAGTTGTGTGGCGTTCTCGTCATAGAAATTCAGGTTTGGTTGTAGCAATTAAGGAAATTGATAAGACCCAATTGAGTCCTAAAGTTAGAGATAATCTTATCAAAGAAATTTCAATTCTTAGTACTATTCATCATCCTAATATCATTCAACTCTTTGAAGTAATCCAG aCAAATGATAGGATTTACCTTGTTTTGGAGTATTGTGGTGGAGGGGACCTTTCTGCTTACATTAATCGGTATGGAAGAGTTTCTGAATCCGTTGCTCGACATTTCATGAGGCAATTGG CCGCTGGGTTGCAAGTACTTCAAGAAAAGAACCTCATACATCGTGATTTAAAACCACAG AACTTACTGTTGGCAGCTACATCAGCGACGCCACTTATGAAAATAGGGGATTTTGGTTTTGCAAG GTCTCTCACACCTCTGCAGTTGGCTGATACACTATGTGGTTCACCTTATTACATGGCTCCTGAGATAATTCAGAGTCAGAAGTATGATGCCAAGGTGACAAATGATAGAAATGGGATCAAAATATCGGTTATTCCTATTTTCTTTTGCATTATAATTAAGGTAATACTATTGGTGCAGGCTGATTTATGGAGTGTTGGGGCAATATTGTATCAGCTAGTTGTTGGGAAACCACCATTTGATGGAAATAGTCAATTGCAG ctttttcaaaatattttggcATCTACGGAACTGCATTTTCCACCAACGATTTTAAAAGAGATACATCCTGATTGTGTGGATCTTTGCAGAAGCCTTTTACGTCGAAATCCAG ATGAGAGATTAACATTCAAGGCATTCTTCAATCACAACTTCCTACAGGAGCACAG GTCGGGCATGGATATTGAGCAGTTTCATTCATATCAATCAGAAACCTCAATGATTAATCAAGCACATTTTGAGTATCATGCCGAGACTTTTGTAGATGATCCGGTGGTAGTCAGTTCAGCAGTCAATGAGACCATGCTTTTGCAAAAAAAAGGTGGCGAGATCACAGCTGATGGTGACACTAAGAATGCTGCAGGTTTGACTCCAACTATTGCACTCGATAAGCCGGGAAAGTCCATTCATACTGACACTCATTTGTCAAACCAAGCTCAAG TTTCTCATTTAATGGAGTCCATTGAGAAAGGTTATGTCCTCATCAATTCTCATTTTGCATCATTGGAGGATTTCTCTGTCTACTTTGAGGCATCCATGCAAGAAAATCCCGCAAGCGGCATTTCTATCTCCCCTTCAAAGCGAACTAGCCTGGAAATTAGAAAGCAAACTGAGGATCTGCCGTCTTCCTCCACTGCCGGGTTAGACAATTTTAAAAGCAATGAACTTGAGGAATTTGTAGCATCCTTTGAATTTGCTACCTTAAAGAAAGAGAGGGAATTTTCTCTACTGCACCCTTCAAACAGGTTAGAGTTGTTACATCGGTATGTTCAAGTCCTTGGAGAACTTTCGCAAGAAAAG TATAACACAGGATTGTATCTAGAATCGCTTGCGGTTGAGTTGGTGGTTTTAGCTATATGGAAGAAAACTCTAGACATTTGTAGCACTTGGTTAGACCCCATTTCTGAGGGTGAGTTGCCTCGAAGCAGTTCAGTTAACGAGTCCATAATTGCCTGTGGAGACACGAGCTTATCACAGACTATGGAACGAATAAATTTTAGTGACCGTCTTTCCGCTTCCTTGTGGGCCAAACGTGGATTTATTATTGCAGTTGATCGTGCTGAGAAACTATCATCTCATATTCAAAACATGGATG GTACAGTTGAGATGCCAGATGCAGTGGAGATTATATTCCAAGAAGCACTCTTAATTGGGACAAATGGTGCA GTAGATGAGTATATGAATAACAAAGATAAGTCGGCTGCATCTTACTCAAAAGCAATGCTTCTACTTTCATTTATTGTGGGAGAAGCAGAGAACCTTCCACTGAACCCTCCATTTTCACTTCTAGCCGATGGTCAGAAGCGAATCATGCAATATATTCGCAACTTGCAGTTTCGCAAAAAGTCTTTGTCAGAGTCCGCTTCAAAGGAATGA